The following proteins come from a genomic window of Gynuella sunshinyii YC6258:
- a CDS encoding aldo/keto reductase family oxidoreductase, producing MVNIQQAGTFKLGNKTINRMGYGAMQLAGAGVFGPPKDKKEAIAVLQTAIESGVNHIDTSDFYGPHITNQIIREALHPYAKELSLVTKVGARRNEKGDWLLALSKPELIQAVHDNLTNLGIEQIEVVNFRAMFDPYGPAEGSIAEPLSVLAELQKEGLIHHLGVSNVTANQIEEARSITPIVCVQNQYNLVHRRDDALIDLLAKEDIAYVPFFPLGGFTPLQSSILEEVAISLNATVMQVALAWLLQRSANILLIPGTSSTKHLQQNLSAAELILPSEAITKLNNIAVDI from the coding sequence ATGGTTAACATTCAACAAGCTGGTACATTCAAGCTAGGTAATAAAACAATCAACCGAATGGGATACGGCGCTATGCAGTTGGCTGGCGCCGGTGTTTTTGGTCCGCCTAAAGATAAAAAAGAAGCCATTGCCGTTCTTCAAACTGCAATAGAAAGCGGTGTTAACCATATCGATACCTCCGATTTTTACGGCCCACACATTACGAACCAAATCATTCGTGAGGCGTTACACCCTTATGCTAAAGAACTGTCACTGGTGACTAAGGTTGGTGCTCGTCGCAATGAAAAAGGTGATTGGTTACTAGCCTTATCAAAACCTGAACTTATTCAAGCAGTGCATGATAATCTGACCAACCTTGGCATAGAACAAATCGAGGTGGTAAATTTTCGAGCTATGTTTGATCCATATGGCCCAGCCGAAGGTTCTATAGCAGAACCATTATCCGTACTGGCCGAGTTACAAAAAGAAGGTCTGATACATCACTTAGGTGTCAGCAATGTTACCGCAAATCAAATTGAGGAAGCCCGCAGCATTACCCCTATTGTTTGTGTACAGAACCAATACAACCTAGTACACAGAAGAGACGATGCACTTATTGATCTGCTTGCAAAAGAAGACATTGCCTATGTACCTTTCTTTCCACTTGGCGGCTTCACACCACTACAATCTTCCATTTTAGAAGAGGTTGCAATATCACTAAATGCCACAGTAATGCAAGTCGCTTTGGCTTGGCTGCTTCAGCGTTCAGCTAATATTCTATTAATACCAGGAACATCTTCGACCAAGCATCTACAACAAAACCTATCCGCAGCGGAATTGATTTTACCGAGTGAAGCCATTACCAAATTAAATAATATTGCCGTTGATATCTAA
- a CDS encoding GFA family protein: MEKKHNGSCSYGDIEFCFDNDPINSIFCYCKVCQALTGSDKWFGLWVLKNNFKFTKGTPASYTRSGGSGKDVNYLFCGTCSTVLCAEVTAGNFYSVSATSLKNNKFTPKMSIYASSAPSWAIFPNDVPKFDILPPGMGG, encoded by the coding sequence ATGGAAAAAAAACATAATGGAAGTTGTAGTTACGGCGACATTGAATTTTGCTTTGATAATGACCCGATAAATTCTATTTTTTGTTATTGTAAGGTGTGTCAAGCGCTCACTGGCTCAGATAAGTGGTTTGGGCTTTGGGTGTTAAAAAATAATTTTAAATTTACAAAAGGCACTCCTGCATCATATACGCGGTCAGGCGGTTCAGGAAAAGATGTAAACTATCTGTTCTGTGGCACTTGCAGCACTGTTTTATGCGCTGAGGTAACAGCAGGTAATTTTTACTCTGTATCAGCAACCTCACTAAAAAATAATAAGTTTACTCCAAAAATGTCAATATACGCATCTTCAGCTCCATCATGGGCAATCTTCCCTAACGATGTACCAAAATTTGACATTCTACCGCCAGGAATGGGAGGCTAA
- a CDS encoding macro domain-containing protein produces the protein MELVEINANIESFEADALVYSTNQYLHLSGGVGQALVKKYGVEVQNILDRYLRVKNIDEVEVGTIVESVSDNMPWKRVFHTVATDKEYETQKSVVEKIIRYVLETCEVDFSISSVAFSALGSGFGSLTYEEFMKIMRRELVRYQLSSAFKVYVVNKI, from the coding sequence ATGGAATTAGTAGAAATTAATGCGAATATAGAGAGTTTTGAAGCTGATGCTTTGGTGTATTCAACGAATCAATACCTTCATCTTAGTGGCGGGGTTGGGCAAGCCCTGGTGAAAAAATACGGGGTGGAAGTTCAAAATATATTAGATCGCTATCTCCGTGTAAAAAATATTGATGAGGTTGAAGTAGGGACTATTGTAGAAAGCGTTAGTGATAACATGCCCTGGAAACGTGTATTTCATACTGTTGCCACTGATAAAGAATATGAAACACAAAAATCTGTTGTGGAAAAAATCATCCGGTATGTACTTGAAACGTGTGAAGTTGATTTCTCTATTAGCTCCGTGGCATTTAGTGCACTGGGTTCAGGTTTTGGTAGTCTAACCTACGAAGAGTTTATGAAAATAATGCGCAGAGAGCTTGTGCGCTATCAACTAAGCAGTGCATTTAAAGTGTATGTGGTCAATAAAATCTAA
- a CDS encoding O-acetyl-ADP-ribose deacetylase has translation MSETKIIKADITELDVDAIVSAANAALCGGGGVDGAIHRAAGPFLLEECRQLGGCKPGFAKITGGHNLKCWHIIHAVGPVWYGGHKGEEDLLRSCYRESLKLASAHSAKSIAFPAISCGAYRFPVELACKIAVEEVHKWLSQDDSIDVVYFVCFDSKIKQQYLNAIGEQ, from the coding sequence ATGAGCGAAACCAAAATAATTAAAGCAGATATTACAGAACTGGATGTTGATGCCATTGTTAGTGCAGCCAATGCCGCGTTATGCGGTGGTGGAGGTGTCGATGGGGCAATACATCGTGCAGCAGGACCATTCTTACTTGAAGAGTGTCGTCAATTGGGTGGCTGCAAACCTGGGTTTGCAAAGATCACGGGTGGCCATAATTTAAAGTGCTGGCATATTATTCATGCTGTGGGACCAGTGTGGTACGGTGGTCACAAAGGTGAAGAGGACCTGCTGAGATCGTGCTACCGCGAGTCGTTGAAGTTGGCCAGCGCACATTCGGCAAAATCTATTGCTTTCCCAGCTATCAGTTGTGGTGCTTATCGTTTTCCTGTTGAGCTGGCCTGCAAAATAGCGGTAGAAGAGGTTCATAAATGGCTATCACAAGATGACTCCATCGATGTTGTATATTTCGTGTGCTTTGACAGTAAAATCAAACAACAATATCTGAATGCTATCGGTGAACAGTAA
- a CDS encoding LysR family transcriptional regulator yields the protein MNDIAAFFAVARAGGFREAARVENISASRLSDAIRRLEGELGVRLFHRNTRSVVLTEVGMVLLERMNPIMSEFDSALDMVNLYRDKPAGKLRLNVPVSAVKLILPAIVPAFLEAYPDIELEVTAESNVINIIDAGFDAGIRYDERLEQDMIAVPIGPRQQRYALAAAPKLLDRLGQLTHPRDLLNYPCLTGRLRSGVVNTWEFEKDNKIIEIKVSGPLVVNIGSAVDLAVDAAVAGTGVVYLFEEWLQPYFDSGQLEPILETWWLSFSGPYLYYSGRKLVPTPLRTFIDFIKDMNKDES from the coding sequence ATGAATGACATTGCGGCATTTTTTGCTGTTGCCAGAGCCGGCGGTTTTCGGGAGGCTGCAAGAGTAGAAAATATAAGTGCTTCACGTTTAAGTGATGCCATACGACGCTTAGAAGGGGAGCTGGGAGTAAGATTATTTCATCGTAATACTCGCAGTGTTGTCCTTACGGAAGTGGGTATGGTTTTGTTAGAACGTATGAATCCTATTATGAGTGAATTTGATTCTGCGTTAGATATGGTCAATCTATATCGTGATAAACCAGCGGGTAAACTTCGTCTTAACGTACCTGTAAGCGCCGTAAAATTAATATTGCCAGCTATTGTCCCTGCATTTTTGGAGGCCTATCCTGATATTGAACTTGAAGTGACGGCGGAGAGTAATGTTATCAATATTATTGATGCAGGTTTCGATGCTGGTATTCGTTATGACGAGCGACTAGAGCAGGATATGATCGCTGTTCCTATCGGCCCACGCCAACAACGATATGCTTTAGCCGCTGCGCCTAAATTGTTAGATAGATTAGGTCAACTAACTCACCCTCGTGATCTACTAAATTATCCTTGTTTAACGGGGCGGTTACGATCAGGGGTAGTCAACACTTGGGAATTTGAGAAAGATAATAAAATTATAGAAATAAAAGTTTCAGGACCTTTAGTGGTTAATATAGGAAGTGCTGTTGATCTTGCTGTTGATGCTGCGGTTGCTGGTACGGGTGTTGTTTATTTGTTCGAAGAATGGTTACAACCCTATTTTGATTCAGGGCAACTTGAGCCAATTCTTGAAACTTGGTGGTTGTCTTTCAGTGGGCCGTATTTGTATTATTCTGGTCGAAAATTGGTGCCTACTCCCTTACGAACGTTTATTGATTTTATAAAAGATATGAACAAAGATGAGTCATAA
- a CDS encoding YciI family protein: MFIVLLKFSDNKAKASEYMDSHNAWIKKGFDDDVFLLVGSIEPGAGGSVIAHNSTLEEIQSRVNDDPFVSEDVVKAEIIEISPKKADERLSFLLA, from the coding sequence ATGTTTATTGTTCTTCTAAAATTCTCTGATAATAAAGCTAAAGCAAGTGAGTACATGGATAGCCATAATGCATGGATAAAGAAAGGATTTGATGATGATGTATTTCTTTTAGTGGGTAGTATTGAACCAGGTGCTGGCGGGTCGGTTATTGCTCACAATTCTACACTAGAAGAAATTCAGTCTAGAGTTAACGATGATCCATTTGTTTCAGAAGATGTGGTAAAAGCTGAGATCATAGAAATATCACCAAAAAAAGCAGATGAGCGCTTAAGTTTTCTATTAGCGTAA